The following proteins are co-located in the Colletotrichum lupini chromosome 4, complete sequence genome:
- a CDS encoding INO80 chromatin remodeling complex Ies1 has translation MSDAEAPTSPARGDEGKSFLSQAMTEDDDTRMMDGTPEPGEKTTGRGKGKNAAKESAGAVTGKIRHLKKEDGEPLWRKDIQYDFLKAIFDDETTVFTNSYEPEKPRQNFADLYIDTMSRSSKTSKVLRDKLLTDRAAAKGMAMVCLLVNIGRMNTTLNFFPEMRAQLRTYHAIPSLQAHQDAHAYKQLQDAPRLKSILKGGAEDREEPSSLNKIKAQEVPRTNPVNLLFVICQSASKIAELHFPPGREFHDLVMKTNFSSTSRAKAFLWIMWFYLESDFTEEGCDENPFGPGVDYGVDVANQGVPELEDMTPEEEALENVDEEVEIKFGEEKQKMRAKILEADQAYLVDSQTKRGSRTSRVMAEDGPAILPRIRPSKHESDMDSTRSTPPPKALGRGLGGSVRRGGAPLKYQIFEASSPAGPAHGSAEGIVARKPRPPTAHQIAVERNRNQRVEYILDRGIRRQHHKARKFRRQDGAVYRAYKRIQQMPNPFDDSEGEDGPQRQLASSGDKTVGAFRQKGFGGLVLLTTENDDFGEEASAYAAAFRRTSRRLARWSAHQGEPLGVIPPRKRKKADGETNGHGEAGDMTMDLDTQRASEAADGSQSRMNGDVDGDETLGDITMGDMTKDDVDDADKTAAPDDDEELDDMDRSLLGLAADDAEDSASDDE, from the exons ATGTCAGACGCAGAGGCGCCTACGTCTCCGGCGCGCGGCGATGAGGGCAAATCTTTCCTCTCGCAAGCGATGACCGAAGATGACGATACCCGCATGATGGACGGAACCCCCGAGCCGGGCGAGAAGACCACGGGCCGTGGCAAGGGCAAGAACGCAGCAAAGGAATCGGCCGGAGCGGTCACGGGAAAGATCCGACACCTGAAAAAAGAAGACGGCGAGCCGCTGTGGCGCAAAGATATTCAATACGACTTTCTGAAAGCCATCTTCGATGACGAGACAACAGTCTTCACCAACTCGTACGAGCCCGAGAAGCCTCGCCAGAACTTTGCCGATCTCTACATCGACACAATGTCTCGTAGCAGCAAGACCAGCAAGGTCCTTCGCGACAAACTCCTTACCGATCGAGCCGCAGCAAAAGGCATGGCCATGGTCTGTCTGCTGGTCAACATTGGCAGAATGAATACAACGCTCAATT TCTTCCCAGAGATGCGAGCCCAGCTGCGAACCTACCATGCCATTCCCTCGCTCCAGGCGCACCAAGACGCGCATGCATACAAGCAACTCCAGGATGCTCCGAGATTGAAATCTATCCTAAAGGGTGGTGCTGAGGACCGCGAAGAGCCTTCGAGTCTTAATAAGATCAAGGCTCAGGAAGTTCCCCGGACAAACCCTGTCAACCTCTTGTTCGTCATCTGCCAGTCGGCTTCCAAGATCGCCGAGTTGCACTTCCCGCCCGGACGAGAATTCCACGACCTAGTCATGAAGACCAATTTCTCCAGCACGTCACGCGCCAAGGCATTCCTCTGGATCATGTGGTTCTACCTAGAGTCTGACTTTACGGAGGAGGGCTGCGACGAGAACCCATTTGGCCCCGGTGTGGACTATGGTGTCGATGTGGCCAACCAGGGCGTACCCGAATTAGAAGATATGACCCCTGAAGAAGAGGCTCTCGAGAACGTTGATGAAGAGGTGGAAATCAAGTTTGGCGAGGAGAAGCAGAAGATGCGTGCAAAGATTCTGGAGGCGGACCAGGCCTACCTCGTCGACAGCCAGACGAAGCGAGGTTCAAGGACTTCTCGTGTAATGGCCGAGGATGGGCCTGCCATCTTACCCCGTATCCGCCCTTCGAAACACGAGTCCGATATGGATAGCACCCGCTCGACACCACCGCCGAAAGCACTAGGACGGGGTCTTGGGGGTTCGGTCCGACGTGGCGGAGCACCTTTAAAGTACCAAATTTTCGAAGCCTCATCGCCAGCCGGTCCAGCCCACGGTTCAGCGGAGGGCATTGTTGCAAGAAAGCCCCGACCTCCCACAGCGCATCAAATTGCGGTGGAGAGGAACCGAAATCAGAGAGTCGAATACATCCTCGACCGTGGCATAAGGAGACAACACCACAAGGCCAGGAAGTTTAGACGGCAGGATGGCGCGGTGTACCGAGCCTACAAGCGTATCCAGCAGATGCCGAATCCGTTTGATGACAGCGAGGGCGAAGATGGCCCACAGCGACAGTTGGCTTCTTCCGGCGATAAGACCGTCGGCGCCTTTCGTCAAAAGGGTTTTGGTGGGCTAGTGCTCTTAACTACAGAGAACGACGATTTTGGTGAAGAGGCAAGCGCCTACGCTGCAGCGTTCAGACGCACATCACGACGGCTGGCTCGCTGGTCTGCTCACCAAGGGGAACCCCTTGGTGTTATTCCTCCTAGGAAGCGGAAGAAGGCCGATGGCGAGACGAACGGTCACGGTGAAGCTGGCGACATGACCATGGATCTAGACACACAAAGGGCCTCGGAAGCTGCAGATGGATCACAATCTCGGATGAATGGCGATGTCGACGGTGACGAGACTCTCGGCGACATCACGATGGGAGATATGACCAAGGACGATGTCGACGATGCGGACAAGACGGCTGCgcccgacgacgacgaagagcTTGACGATATGGATAGGTCCCTTCTCGGCCTTGCGGCTGATGATGCAGAGGACTCCGCCTCCGACGACGAGTAG